The Raphanus sativus cultivar WK10039 chromosome 2, ASM80110v3, whole genome shotgun sequence DNA segment TGAGTGCAATCTAATATactaaaaagttataaaacCTTATCTGAATTGTTCTATCTAAAACAATCTTTCTATTAAAACATAGACATTCctttaaacttaattttttggtaaagtttaaaattaaatacatatctCTATTATAAAGTAATTATGAAAACAATATTAAACTACTACCTATATTTCCAAAAAACACAATAAGTAATTTTGTGTACAACAATATAAAACAGTATAATTgactaaaatattcaaataatatattaaaacaattttgaagTTTTAGATACTACAAAATAATTTCAATCAATAACAAATCAACTAAAttaatatactattttatttatattttataaaaaaactaaattcatttaaactaaaataaagtttcatattaaattaaatatctaactTGATGTTGATTGTTCTCTAAATAGAATGTTTCTTCTTCTAGtagaaaatgaataaataaattaataaaatttcggGAGGCTTCATGAAGTGCTTCTTTAAGAGTTAAACttctatatgatatataaattggcataaaaaattaaaattaaaacaattatcaaaatatatcatacaactaataaaataaatttcatagattttattaataattcataaacaacaaattttaataattaatatttagattatGATCTGAGATTTTAAAGTGCAGatatatttctaacaaaatataatttacaaaattaatatgatttaacatcttttaaaaattagtgttttaacattttttattttagtgtatttgaaaactgtataattatattatttgtatttatattaaatatgatagttatataaaatattatttaatttttgtttttaattattttaaaccatTTTGTTATGaaattatgtaattatttgattaattctgtgatatatatttatttgataatatttattataaaagttattgGATGTCAATTTATTgacattaaaattttgtttgtatAAAACTTATTGATGTGAACTTAAACCAAGCATAATCTCGCATACATAATTATTAACTATATGATCTTAAGAATAAAaacaatctaaaaataataatctaatataaaatatttactaaGTTTAATTGAATGGAATTTTTTGtctatgaaaatataaataaaattattgattaatttaggtaatttcataataaataaaaaatgtagtAAGAATGCCCGcaaaatagttatattttttaaatttgtttcatAAATTAATTGAGTATTTTAGTTCATCGAATAAttgaaaaagataaataaaattataaaaatggtaagatctaatgttttatattatttggacacaagattaattattttgttgtttgGATACACATTTATTAGTATAATGCTGTTTACCATATTTGTTCTTAATGAATTAATGAAGTTCTGATGTCTTCTTAATTATTAAGGACATTTAAGATAATATAATGTGTCAAAAGGTTAGGTCCAAATGAatacttatgttttaataagaaatataaaataaatattatacaacTAAAATCTCTCTTAATactaactaatattttaattaatttatacaatttgtttaatcaatttaaaataaaatctaagcTGTCATGTGGGTCATGATCTAGAATGTCTAATTATAATAATctttattcatttaaaaaaatctatttactttatatatataatatgtgtaaaatattttgaactttaaataaatattacaattcATTAATGTATTTTGTGAATGTTTTTTGCACTTGCTCCATAATTGTTAGTGTCTAAATGTAGAGGCAAACTATGATTGATAGATCATAGATGATTATAAAGAAACCATACATCTAACTTTTGTCTTAAGATACGTAAGATATACAAACACTATCATTGTTTTACTTCCCaaataaatcattaaaaatctATTATGAAACGTCGTTTGACCCATAATTGTTTTAGGTTTGAAGGtagtttttgatatatatttgtgtCGTATTTattaaacatcaaacaaaaacgTACAACGATGGGTTTCACTTGTCTTATCcccacaaacaaacaaaaaaaactaaaagattcCATCACGATTATCAGACTTTTGGAAAGCATATCCATAATGTGTGTATGGGAGCATAATTTCATCTGATCCGTGTTTTGCAAAATCGAAATATTTTaagatgaaaaatttcactaataaattagcaaatatttttgtaatttttaaatagtgtgtatttaaaatatttttgcatttaaacgATGAAAATTTTCACCAATAAATTagcaaatatttttgtaatttttaaatagtgtgtatttaaaatatttttgtatttaaatcagtatttttaaattcgaCCCGAACTTATGATTATActggttaatccggagatctgacaattcaatttaagtttttaaaaatattcatattaaaaaatcactaaaacccgagactaaccaaTTGAACTAATGGATGACTGATATGTAATATAGATCCGGATCAACCCTCAAGATTTTTCAAATGTCAACATTTGGATTAGTCCTCTTTCTATCAAACCCTAATAAAAAAGTACGCTCGTGTCTATTGTTGGCATGCTAAATGCTAATAGAATGATCTAGCATTTCGTAATCTTTGAATAGACACCGTGCGGGACATGGTTTTGCATGTTTTATTAGTTCCTTGTATTATATGCCTAATCCCATCTATcgtttattgttttatttaagtATAGTTTAGGAAACCTCTTAATGACCAAACAAAATATGTTCCAAAAATTTATAACGTGAGAAAACGATTGAACGTGAGATATACTTTCACTCGAATTTTTCTACCTTAGAAACGGGCCAAGGAAGATGAAATCTAAGAAAAGTAAACTACGTCACATTAACATTTAGGGTTCTAATCATAACGTGGTGATTAAACATATTTTGGAAAGGTTCAGGTTTGAAAACACCCTATTacatttacataaatataatatcatCTTTTAGTTATCATTTTAATATCCGTAGAAAATTGCAATTCCCATTAAAGATTAATTTGAAGTTTTCCATAAGCTTGAAATATCTCAGGTTAATCAAAATGAACCATTTACAGCTCTCATAACATACTGTATTATTTTTAtccttaaatttataaaatgaaccatttaatatatatatattttcttttgactatatatatatatataaaactaattattcaaagaaaattaaaaaagtagAAACGAAATTAAAATCTAACAAATAACATAAAGGAAAATGACTGTAGCCGTTTATTGATACTCATCTTTACGAAATATTATAATCCAGAAAATTTACCCTAACACCCATATCTAACCGTTGgtaatattttatcataatcTTTCCACTAATTAAATAACTCTAAGTACACCGacaaaattaaaagaagaacAGCgagattaaattaaaattaacaagaAATATAGAAACTTTTTTGTAGCCGTTCACTGATACTCATATTTACAAAggattaaaatagaaaaattactCCTAACGCCCTTTTCTGACCGTTGGTAATAGTTTATCCTAAACTCTACACTAATCTAACAAAGAACGAAACTAAACTAAAGCAGCCATTACTTTTGCCGTTAGCTCATCGGCAACAATACGTTATCACCGTCAATCTGAGCGTTACCTTCTCAATCAATGTCATCTTGTTCCATCGGAGCACAATCCACCTTATGCCGGAGTTTCCAATCAAGTGCTTGACAAGCGCGTGAGCAGTAATTCACAACGCCACAAACAGAACACCTCCGGAACTCATGTTTCCTCGTCTCCGGCCGTCCACATCCGCCGTGAGAACACAACCTCAGCCCATCTCCGAGGGAGTCTCCGCCTCTAACGGCGAACCAATCCGCCAAAAACTTATTCGCCGGATGTGAATCTTGCGCCGGCACATTACATCCAAAATCGCTCAGCAACGGACAACCACGGCTCTGGTTAGGACTAGAGATTTGAGGCAGCCGCCACGACCGAGCTTTGTCTCCAGAAGATAAAACGGCGGCGAGTTCACGAGCGTTGGCTTGAACGAGGAATCTCCGGCCTTCTGAGACCTTCTGTGGAACACCGTAACCATCTTGGAGACAGTGACCAAGCTCACGTAGCGCGTCAACGTGTCCTAAGAAAGCCGCACGCGCGCATAGAGCTACACCGGCTCGAAGATCCTTGTCGTTCTTGGAACCGCCGCTCCCGTTGAACTGAATTACGGCTAAAGAGTATAAAGACGGCGCGTGTGATCTGATCGCTGCTTTTGCCATCAGCGACGCGCCGTTTCCTCTGTTTTGCTGACAGTAAAACCGAATCTGCACGAACAAGACATAACGTTAAATAATTAGGTAAATAATTAGGAAattaagatatttaattttcaacttagaaaaaacaaatatttaatgctaaaataacaaaataaaaagagaagtATTTAGGAAGTTAATTAGGaaatcccctagtctatatttgagaagtgatttgccacatgtcttctctacaatcgttttcacaaaaaaattgtgacgtgtctattaagattgatgacatgtcatatgattaaatatgacatggacaattataattaatgttgatatatatttttggaaatctttttaaaatatggcaagaactcatatattacatctaatattgatttatatttttggtaaactttgtagaatatggtaataactcataaatcattactaaaataaatatattcaaatatgacattttgaatttcgaaatattatataattttacttttataattataaaaaattattatctaaaattttctgaatttttttataaaatttaaatcgtaatatcattagtttcttttagatatctgcaaattatataaatattatttagttttaatttttgataactatacaattttatatgtttttagtaattttgtacaagttgatttaataaatttaaccaaatgaaataaataattttttatctaagattttaactttatatatatacatatatattcttaaaaatacttaaaaaaaaatattttctcttaaatttatgcttaattaatgatatttatattaattactggtcaaaataataaaatatataatattaataaattacattttaaaatataaaatttaacttttaaaaaattcatcactataCATGGTGCACGAAAACATTTAGATTAATAATTTTGACataactactaaaattgatgacatatcttatagattaatatgacatggaaaattatatttaatgttaatttatatttttggtaaactttttaaaatatagtaataactcatatattacatttattatcgatttatatttttggactttttaaaaatatggaataactcataaatcatcattaaaataaatatattcaattatgacatttcaaatttcgaaatatcatttaaattaaaaagttttcaaaaatatatacatattttttgaaaattataaaaattaaataataaaatcaaattaaatcgcaaaattattagtttcttatatatatctacagattttataaatattttttaattttaatttttgacaatatgcaattttacatattcattcaatatacttaattaaaataaatagatagaaaatctACCtaggattataattttaaatatatacatgcacattcttaaatataattcaaaataaacaaaattgttttatcttaattttaatgttcagttaaattaaattatattaaaatactgataagaaaaaataaaattaataatattaataaaaaatataatttatatttatctattaaaaatattttaaaattcttttactgcacatggtgcaggaaaacacctagttaagTTATTCAATTTCCAACTAACAAAAacatactatattttaaaaattaattaggaaattatgtgatttagtttccAACTATCAAAAGAGAATATTTAAGAATTAATTGGGAAGTTAAGTGATTTAGTTTCCaactaacaaaaatatttaagaaattaattaggAAACCGACTAACCATTCCGAGAGTATAGCAAGCTTCGAGATTTCCGGCGTCTATGCAGCGTTTAAGAAACCGGTGAGCTGCTTCCGACCAGTTTTGAGCTTTTACGGCGAACACATCTCGTGACAATCTCGACAGAACAAGAGGACTCGTAGCTAAACTGTTTAATCTCTTACATCTGTTACACAAACCAATTAATTATGACTTAGACTTAAGAGCTCTGTACGAACTGAAGATTAACGATTTAACCGGGAAGCTTACGTCATCAAAACGTTGATGAAATCAGCAGGGCACCGAGATGTGGAAGCAAGTCTTCGGAGAATAGACAAAACAAGATCTTCAGGGATTGAGTCCAGCAAATCGGATCCTGCTTTACTTACCGGCGCCGAAGAAATGGGAGAAGGAGAAACACAACGCCGTCGTTTCCTGCCCTGTGTAAAGACGCAGTCTCCGGCCCCGGCTGAGTAGAAAACTCTCTTGGTTTTTCTTGCGGGAAAcatgttctttttcttctttgtcttgaGGGATTACAAAGCTCTGTCTCTCCACTGGTACCTTTATGTCTCTATCTCTTGGcttataaataaacaaagtgGTTGAGTTGTTTCTCTCTTCTCCCTGCGTACGAGTATCCGAATTGTCTATTTTAGCCTTGTACTTTTATCGTGTTTCCCGGCCAAAACGCTGTTTGACCCCAACGTCTGCTTTTTTATCGTAGTAGATGTTGATAAGCTTGAATAACTTAGCGACCAAGTTATAGAAGTCCTTAGTGATTAGGAAGTTGTTTAACTTACCTTTGTGTGTTTGGTTTAGGATTTCTATTAactataaatattgatatgtcgATGGACTGACATATGTGTGTTTTGTGATTGAAAGCTCATATTGTGTTGTGGTTGAAGCTTTGATATATTGAATAAGAGAAGGACTTCTTATTACCAACTTCTTGTTattctatatttggtatcagagccagcaGAGAATCTCCAAAGAAACTACATACGACCATGGGTGATGATGTTAAGGATGCAATTGTTCTGCACAAAGAAACCGGAACAAAATCTATCAAGTATCCGATGCTAACTACTTCAAACTATGTTGTCTGGTCAATGAGGATAACAATAGCGCTCAAAATCAATGAAGTTTGGGAAGCAGTAGACCCGGGAATCACTGAcgagaagaaaaacaatttagCCATTGCACTTCTATGGCAATCGATACCGGAATCTTTGATCATACAGATTGGAAACTCTAAAACGGCAAAGGATTTATGGGAAGCAATAAAAGCAAGACATGTTGGGGCTGAGAGAGTAGTAGAAGCTAGGTTACAAACCCTAAGCACTGAATATGATAAACTCAAGATGAAAGAAGATGACACTATTGACAGCTTCGCCGGCAAGTTATCTGAAATTGCTGCAAAATCGGCTTCTTTAGGAGAAACGATAGAAGAATCAAAACTTGTTAAGAAATTTCTCAAGAGTTTGCcaaggaaaaaatatatttacatggTGGCTTCCCTTGAGCAAACGCTTGATCTTAAAACAATAGGTTTTGAGGACATAGTTGGGAGACTAAAAGCGTTTGAAGAAAGAATAGCCGACGAGGATGATGAAGCGAATGAAGATACAGGAAAACTAATGTACGCCAGTGGTGAATCGAGTAACGAATCCTATGGATACAATGGTCGTGGTCGTGGACGCGGTGGAAGGTTTAACAGAGGTAGAGGTCGCGGTCGTTATAGCTCTTATCAACAACAACGAGATGCATACAGACAGGGACGTGGAGGTGATGCCTCTCATATTACCTGCTTCAGGTGTGACAAACTTGGGCATTACGCCACGGACTGTCCGGACAAGCAACTAAATCTTCAGGAGACCGTTGAAAAGAAGGATGAAGAAACTCAGGCAGCTGATACACTAATGATGAACGAAGTGGTCTATTTAAACGAGAAGAAAGTGAATCCTAAAATATTTGATACAGAGTCGGATGCAAGTGACGTATGGTATCTAGACAATGGTGCTAGTAACCACATGAGTGGAAACCGCATGTTTTTCCATGAACTTGATGAAACAGTGACTGGAAAGGTTCGCTTTGGTGATGACTCAAAGATCGATATATTGGGAAAGGGTTCGGTGCGTTTTATAGTCAATAATGGAGAAAAGAAGATCTTAAGGGACGTGTATTACATACCAGCACTAAGGAGTAACATTGTCTCCTTGGGACAAGCCACCGAAGGAGGCTGTGAAGTACGCATGAAAGATAAAGAGCTAAGCCTCTTTGACAAGCATGGCAAACTTATGGTTAAAACAACAAGGGCAAGCAATCGTCTTTACAAAGTCACACTGCAGGTAGATCAACTCCACTGTCTGCAAGTGAAGAGCTGCACTGACCCTGCTATTTGGCATTCACGTCTCGGCCACATCAATAAAGACACGATGAGAATGATGATAAATAAGGAGCTTATAGTTGGTGTTCCTAAAATTGAGAAAGATATTGACACATGCGTATCTTGTTTGCGAGGGAAGCAAACAAGGAAACCCTTCCCACAAGAGACTGCATATCGAGCATCAAAACCATTGGAACTTGTACACGCAGACTTGTGTGGACCTATTAATCCATCGACTCCTGCAGGAAAACGTTACGTGTTTGTTCTTATCGACGATCACACAAGATATATGTGGACCATTCTTCTTGAGGCTAAGAGCGAGGCACTGGAGAAGTTCAAGAAGTTCAAAGTATTAGTAGAACGAGAGACACATACTAAACTGAAGACTTTAAGGACAGACAGAGGAGGAGAGTTCACTAGCCATGAGTTCACTGTCTACTGTGATAAATCTGGTATTACACGTCACTTGACTGCTCCGTACTCTCCCCAACAGAACGGAGTAGTAGAGAGACGTAATCGGACAATACTAGAGATGACAAGATCAATACTTAAGGGCATGAATATGCCTAATGAGTTCTGGGGAGAAGCTGTTCGGCACACTACTTACTTAATAAATAGAGTTGCAACACGATCACTCGACGGTGTGACTCCTTATGAAGCATTAAGAAGGCGGAAGCCAAATCTCTCACACTTAAAAGTGTTTGGATGTGTGTGTCACGCACGAACTGAGATAGCTGGGAGGAGAAAGCTTGATGACAGGTCTAGAACTCTGGTTCATCTAGGAACAGAGCCAGGATCAAAGTCATATCGTTTATATGATCCTCTCAGTAAACGTATTGTTGTGAGCCGTGATGTTATATTCGAAGAAGAGAAGGAGTGGTGCTGGACAAAGCAGCCTGGGAGTAATAAGTCTGCTGAATTTAAGTTTGATATACGAATGCTTGGTGATAATATTGAAGGTACTAAATCCGATGAAGCTAACGATTCAGAGAGTAGtgaaggtgatgatgatgacagcgagatggatgaagaagaagaagaacagccAAGACGATCAAGTAGAGTTTCAAGGCCACCTGCACATCTTAATGATTACGTGCTCATTGCAGAGCTAGAAGGAGAACAACTACTAATGATCATCAATGATGAACCTTGGAGCTTTGCAGAAGCTAAGGAGCTGGAAGTCTGGATCAATGCTTGCAAAGATGAGATATTCTCGATTGAAAAAAACAATACATGGGATCTCGTCGAGCTACCTGCTGGCGTGAAACCTATTGGCTTGAAATGGGTATTTAAAATCAAACGTAACGCCGACGGAACCATTAGCAAGTACAAAGCTCGTTTGGTGGCTAAAGGGTATGTTCAACGTCATGGGGTAGATTATGACGAAGTCTTCGCTCCAGTGGCACGCATAGAAACCATACGACTGATCATTGGACTAGCAGGATCTCACGGTTGGGAGATACACCATCTCGACGTCAAGACTGCGTTTCTTCACGGAGAGTTAAGGGAAGAGGTATATGTGACGCAACCTGAAGGGTTCGTTGTTTCCGGTGAAGAACATAAggtatacaagttaaaaaaggCTCTTTACGGTCTACGACAAGCTCCTAGAGCTTGgaatataaaattgaataagATTCTCAAAAGCCTGAAGTTTGGGAGATGCTCGAAAGAACCATCTTTGTATCGAAAGGAAGAAAACAGAGAACTTCTTATCGTCGTAGTCTATGTAGATGATTTGTTAGTCACCGGATCATCGCTCAAAGCTATAAAGGAGTTCAAAGATGAGATGGCTGCAAAGTTCGAGATGAGCGACCTTGGAAAACTGACTTATTACCTAGGTATAGAAGTCTTGCAACTTGATCACGGAATTGTACTGAAACAGGACAGATATGCTCGAAAAATACTTGAAGAAACCTTCATGAGCTCCTGCAATAGCTCTCAGGTGCCGATGGAGTTAAATGTCAAGTTCTCTAAAGCGgttaaagaagagaagatagaTGAGAAACAATACCGCCGTACTATTGGTTGCCTTCGCTACCTATTACACACTCGACCAGATTTGTCGTTTGCGGTTGGTGTTCTTAGCCGCTATATGCAGGACCCGAGGACTTCTCACGGAGCTGCTCTGAAGCTTGTTCTCAGGTATCTACGCGGAACATGCTCACTTGGGTTATACTACTCACGAGGGACAGGAACGAAGCTGACAGGTTATAGCGATGCATCGCATAATGTTGACGAAGACGACGGTAAAAGCACCACGGGTCATATCTTTTATCTTGGTAATAGCCCTATCACTTGGTGCTCAACTAAACAGGAGATTGTGGCTCTTTCTTCTTGCGAAGCTGAGTTCATGGCCGCGACCGAAGCAGCAAAACAAGCAGTATGGTTGCAAGAGTTATTAAGTGAAGCTGTGGGAGAAGAAAGCAAAAGTGTTCTTATCAAGGTTGATAACAAATCTGCGATAGCCCTCACGAAAAATCCGGTGTTCCATGGAAGAAGCAAACACATTCACAGGAGGTTCCATTTTATTAGGGAATGTGTTGAGAACGAGCTGATCGAAGTTGAACATGTAGCTGGAGTTGAGCAAAAGGCAGATATTCTTACCAAGTCACTTGGTAGGTTAAAGTTCAAGGAAATGAGGTGTCTTATTGGAGTCGAAGATGTGGATGAAGAgaggttcaagcttaagggggagaATGTTGATAAGCTTGAATAACTTAGCGACCAAGTTATAGAAGTCCTTAGTGATTAGGAAGTTGTTTAACTTACCTTTGTGTGTTTGGTTTAGGATTTCTATTAactataaatattgatatgtcgATGGACTGACATATGTGTGTTTTGTGATTGAAAGCTCATATTGTGTTGTGGTTGAAGCTTTGATATATTGAATAAGAGAAGGACTTCTTATTACCAACTTCTTGTTATTCTATAGTAGACGGTTTCAGAGatgacaataaataaataatgtatcAACGGaggtacaaaaaaaaagaaacggaTGTACAAAAGCAATAATGGACTTTAACTAATATAATCCGTTTCTTAAGACGGCTTAAAAGatgataaataagaaaatttcgACATTAAAGATAAACAAACTCCTATTTAGACCATCTCTAatgtatttctttattttttcctctataatagagatgtgtTCTTCTCtaatgtatttctctatttcttcctctaaaaaggaatattcttaaaaaattcttttattaTCTTACAACTAAggtcttttatttataaatgttgaaaattcACTCAATCAtgtaatctttttaattttcataaaattacaatatttatttaaactaaacaaaaagctatcatatataataaaataaaataaactagacATTACCTAAccataaaactatattttcacataaataatttgttaatgcATTTCAAAGTgagaaataaatattgattaatatttatgttgaacttaaagatttttattaatatgttaaaaatatgtaaaacttttaatagttaaattttaattttagtttcagttaaataaaacgttaaatttcatttgttactttttttcaattttgaataaattaatagtatttttatttatgattatttataattgtgaaagtttaaaaaattattatgtaaactaaaactgtgttattatatgtaaaaagaattatatttatctataaatatgtattttagttataatcataaaaagttaaatgatcattttgcaaataaaaaatatgtctctattatagaggaatgctattttttcCCCTAaatatagaggtgaaaatagcaaatcTCTATTTTAAGGGAAGAAATAGAGATGGATTGGAGTagattttactctattataaagtATAGAGGCAAATATAGTATATGGTTGGAAATGCTCTTAGATCCGAGGTTTTCTTTCTCATGGATCTTTCATAGAAGAAAAAaccttttcaaaaacaaattgatTAGTGGTATGGACCCAAATCTAACTAATCCTTTTAGAAAACAATTAATACACGAAAATTGAATTCTTTTCTACTGTATTTTATTTGTGTGGATcgtaatataaattaatttaaaaggCAATTCTcccaaaatacattaaaatgaCATTTTCTGATAAAAGATCAGAAAAgagaaaatgactaaaataaatttcattaaaaaggtaTATCACTATAcctttagtttataaatataataaaatatataaataattatttaatcaaaaaataataataaaatgaaagaaattttaataaatttggataATACATTTTTCAATTTGAAATCCAAAAATTCTTTTTGAAAccatgttttgaatttttattttaaatattaaattttaaaaaatcctaAAATTTAATCTCGATATGGAAGATTATTTTGGAGAAGGAGACTTCAAAAATCAAGGTGTTCCAGTTTGTATGTGCGCTCATCGTATATTAATGATGTCACTAAATAAGATAGCCAAAATCACTAGGGTAATTAAGACGATCACTAACTAAAGTTCTAATTTCCAGTAAATTTTGACTCGATAAAACTAACTCAATGAAAACAGGAAATGACTCATAGACTTAAGgaaaagcaaaagaaataaaaagattactaactaggcctgggcattcgggtcatcgggtcgggttcggatcgggtctTTTCGAGTCCGGATCTTTCGGGTCTAGAAGTTTaggacccgatagggtaattttaaattttcg contains these protein-coding regions:
- the LOC108841802 gene encoding F-box protein At1g67340, with translation MFPARKTKRVFYSAGAGDCVFTQGRKRRRCVSPSPISSAPVSKAGSDLLDSIPEDLVLSILRRLASTSRCPADFINVLMTCKRLNSLATSPLVLSRLSRDVFAVKAQNWSEAAHRFLKRCIDAGNLEACYTLGMIRFYCQQNRGNGASLMAKAAIRSHAPSLYSLAVIQFNGSGGSKNDKDLRAGVALCARAAFLGHVDALRELGHCLQDGYGVPQKVSEGRRFLVQANARELAAVLSSGDKARSWRLPQISSPNQSRGCPLLSDFGCNVPAQDSHPANKFLADWFAVRGGDSLGDGLRLCSHGGCGRPETRKHEFRRCSVCGVVNYCSRACQALDWKLRHKVDCAPMEQDDID